TCGCGGTCGGGCAGGCCGGTGCCGCCCTGATCGATCTGCAGGATCATCCGTTCGGGCTGCTTGTCGTCGGTCCATACCCACGGCAGGATCGGGCCATAGATACCCATCTGCATCGCCTCGGCGGTCAGCGCCGAATAGCCTTTGCGGTCGGTCAGGCCCCTGATCTTCGCGAGCCACGGCTGGATCGGCGCCATCCCCAGCGACTCGACCTTCGCCGCATCCATGAAGGTCGCATAGGCGCGGCCGAGCTTGCTCGACGGATCGTCCTGCTTTTCCTGGATGATGCCGCGCAGCCGCTCGGTGGTGAGGTCGCGCAGGATGATATAGGATCCGTACATTGCCTTGTCGGCGGGCATCGGGGTGTTCTTCACCCAGCCACCGCTGGCGTAGCCATAGAAATCGTCGCCGGGCTTGACCGATTTGTCCATGCCGGTCTCGTCGAACCCGAAGGTGCCGATCTCGGGCTTGGCGTCCTGCGCCGCCGCCGTGGCGGGCGCGGCTTCCTGCGCATATGTGGCGGTAGTGGCCGAAAACATGGTTCCGGCAAGAAGGATCGGGGCAAGCAGCAGGCGCATCGGTACCTCGTCAGAATTGGGTTCGGGCACCTGCATCACCCCGATGACACGCCTTGGCAAGACGCAGGAATTTGCAGTCTCAGCATCAGAATTTCTCGACACGCCCGCTGGGCCGATTTGCCTTGACCCTGACGTAACGTCATAGTGCAGAAGGGCAGGATGAAACTATCCGCACCGGCCTATCTGGCGTCCTATTTCCTGTCGATTCTCGGCAATTCGATCGCCGCGGTGGCGCTGCCGCTGATCGTGCTCGACAAGACGGGGAGCGTGCTCGGAACCGGCTCGGTCGCGGCGGCGACGGCGCTGCCGGCAATCTTCGCCGGCCTGTTCATGGGCGTCGTCATCGACCGCTTCAACCGGCGCGACTGCTCGGTGGTGACCGACCTCATTTCGGCCTTCTCGGTCGCCGCGCTGCCGATCGTCGACCATATTTCGGGGCTGACGCTGTCGTGGTTCATCCTGCTCGGCATCGTCGGCTCGCTCGGCGACCTGCCGGGGCTGGCGGCGCGGACGGCGCTGTTGCCGGCCGTCCTGCGGCACAGCGGCGCATCGGCCGAGCGCATGGCGGGCTTCGCGCAGGTTCTGGTGTCGCTCGCGCTGCTCGCCGGGCCGGCGCTCGCCGGAACGCTGATGGCGCTGCTGCCCGGGACGACCGTCCTCTGGATTACCGCCGCAACATCGCTGCTGGCGGCGCTCGCGACCCTGTTCATTCCCCGCGAGGTCGGCGGGGTGCCGGTCGAGGCGACGGAGCAGCCGGACGACGCCGGCTGGCAGGGCCTGCGCGAGGGATGGCTGGTGCTGCTCCGCAGCCCGTTCCTGAAAGCGATGATGGCGATCGGCACCCTGTCGGTCATGGCGCTCGGGGCGCTGCAGGGGCTGATCCTGCCGGTCTATTTCTCCGCCATTGACCAGCCGTCGTCGCTGGGGCTGGTGCTGTCCGCCATCGGCCTCGGCACGCTCGCGGGCGGCGCGATCTACGGCACGCTGGGCGGCCGGGGCCCGCGGCGGCGCTGGCTGGTGACAGGGCTGACGGGGGCGACGATCGGCTTTGCCGTCATCGCCACGCTGGCCTCGGTGCCCGTGATCCTCGCCGGCGCCGTCGTGCTCGGGCTGTCGAGCGCGCTCTACAGCGGGCTGTTCGGCGTCCTGTCGATCGAACGGGTGCCCGAACATGTGCGCGGGCGCATCGCGGCAATCCAGAATGCGCTGATCACCGCCGCCGTCCCGCTCGGGATCATGGGCGCCGCGGTGCTGATCGAGCTGAGCGGGTTGCCGGTCGCCGTCATCGCGACGGCCGGCATATGGGCCGCCGCCGCCGCGACAGGCCTGTTCGTCCCCGCGCTTCGCGACCTCGGACGTGCTGCCACCGAAGCGGAGCGGAGCCCGGCGGCCGGCGTTGCCGACGAGCCCGCCGTTGCCACGGGGATGACGGCCGATGCGTAGCAAGGATATGGCGGACCTTGCCGGCGTGACGCCGCGCACACTGCGCCATTATCGCCAGATCGGGCTGCTGCGCGAACCGCCCCGCGACCGCAACGGCTATCGCCGATATGGCGTCGCCGACCTCGTTCGGCTGCTGCGGATCAAGGGCCTCGCCGCGGCCGGCATCGCGCTGTCGGACATCCCATCCTTCCTCAAAGGCCGCGGCGCGGGCGCCGGCGATGTGCTCGACACGCTCGACCGGCAACTGGCCGACCAGATCGCCCGGCTCGAGGAACAGCGGCGGCTGGTGGCGCGGCTGAAGAGTGACGCCGACCTGCCGGGTGCCGGGCTGAGCCAGCCGTTCAACGCGCTGACCGAGGGGCGTTCGGAAGCGGCGATCGAGGCGTGGCGCGAACAGCTCACGCTCTTCGCGCAATTGTTGAGCCAGGAAGACCTCGCCCGGCTCTATGCGATTTACGAACGCATGGCCGAATCACCGGCCTTTGCCCAACTCGGCAAAAGGTTCGACGCGCTCGGCCCGCAAAGCGGCGACGACGAGATCGCGGCGCTGGCGAAGGAATATGCGCATCATTTTGAGGCCGTCATTCCGGAATTCAGGGACGTGTTTCGCGTGCACCGCAAGGCGACGCTGTTCGAACTGATCAACGCACACGCGCTCACCAGCGTCAACGACAGCCAGCGCAAGATGCTGGCGGCGGTCGCCTCCCGCATCGCCTGAATCCGCACCTTCCTCCACCGAATGCAAAGGGGTTACGATCATGCGTTCTCTGTCCGTTGCGATACTGCTTTGCGGGGCCATGCTGACGGGCGGCGTCCATGCGCAGGAAGATCAATCGCGGGCCTCGGCGCCCGCGCCGGCGGAGATCGGCAGCTTCGGGTTCGACGAGGCGGGGATGGACCGGACGGTGAAGCCGGGCGACGACTTCTTCGCCTATGCCAACGGCACGTGGATCGCCAACACGCAAATCCCCGACGACAAGCCCGCTTATGGTTCCTACTATCGGCAGGAAGACCAGACCAACGAGCAGCTCCGCGCGATATTGGAAGCGGCCAAGGCCGACCCCGCTAGCAAGCTCGGCCGCGCCTATGCCGCCTATCTCGACACCGACCGGGTCGAGGCGCTGGGCCTCGCGCCGATCCGCCCGTGGCTCGACCGGATCAAGGGCCTCTCCGACCGCAAAGGCTATTCGGCGCTGCTCGCCGAGGCGGACGAGATGCGCGTCGGCGGACCCGTCGCCTATTGGGTCTGGCAGGACGACCGCGAACCCGGTCAGGCGCGGCTGATGATCGATCAGGCCGGGCTCGGGCTGGGCGACCGCGATAGCTATCTTTCGGACGAACCGGCCTATGCGACGATGCGGACGGCCTATGTCGCGCATCTGGCGAGATTGCTGGCGCTGGCTGGCGAAAGCGATGCCGATGCCCGCGCGCAGGCGGTCATGGCGCTTGAAACGGAGATCGCCAAGGTCCACTGGCCGCGCGGCGATGCCGCGGACATGGTCAAAACCTATCACAAATATCCGGTCGCCGGGCTCGCCGAATTCTCGACGCCGACCCTCGACCTGGCGGCGATCCTGCAGCGGCACGGCCCGCACCTGACGCATGTCCAGGTCCGCGAGCCGAGCGCGATTAAGGGGATCGCGGCGATCGTCGACAAGGCGCCGCTCGATGTGCTCAAGGACCAGTTGATCCTGCGCAGCCTCGGCGGTCTGGCGGAGGTATTGCCCGCCGCAATCGACGATGAGGTCTTTGCCTTCTACGGCACGACGCTGGCGGGGACGCCCCGGCAGGCGCCACGCTGGCGGCGCGCGGTCGCCTTCGTCTCGGATGCGTTGCGCGACGATCTCGGCGCCGCCTATGTCGCGCGCCATTTTCCGCCCGGCTACAAGGCGGAAATGACCAGCATGGTCGACAATCTGAAAGGCGTGATGCACGACCGCATCGACAAGCTTGCGTGGATGCAGCCGCAGACGAAGCGGCGCGCGCAGGAAAAGCTGAAGAATCTGACGGTGCGGGTCGGTTACCCCGATCAATGGCGCGATTACACCACACTCGACATCGGGGCCGGCGACGCCTTCGGCAACCGGGTGCGGGCGAACCGGTTCGACTTTCGCTACATGATGCAGCGGGCCAGCGAACCGACGCGGTGGTGGGAATGGAGCTATCTCAGCGCGCAGAAGGTCGACGCCAACGCCAATTACAATCTGCTGCAGCTGACCTTCCCGGCCGCTTTCCTGCAGCCGCCGACGTTCGATCCCGGCGCCGACGCGGCGATCAACTATGGCGCGGTCGGGGCGGTGGCGGCGCATGAGATCACGCATAACTTCGACAACAGCGGCGCGAAGTATAACGAGAAGGGGGTGCAGGCCGAATGGTGGACGCCCGAAGACGTCGAGGCGTTCGAGGCGGCAGGCGACGCGCTCGTCGCGCAATATGACGCCTATGAGGTGCTGCCCGGCCTGCATGCGAACGGGCGGATCTCACTGGGCGAGAATATCAGCGATCTGGCCGGCCTCACCTTTGCCTACGAGGCGTACAAGCGTTCACTGGGCGGCAGGCCGGCGCCGGTCATCAATGGCCTGACCGGCGACCAGCGCTTCTTCCTCGGCTGGGCGCAATTCTTCCGCATCAAGGCGCGCGACGAATATCTGCGGCAGACGATGCTGACCTGGCAGCATTCGCCCGACAGGCTGCGCGTGTTGACTGTGCGCAACATCGACGCCTGGTACGAGGCGTTCGACGTCAAGCCCGGCGACAAACTGTACCTGCCGCCCGAAAAGCGGGTGAGAATCTGGTAAGCAACTGAAAACGCACGCCGGGCCGCGGCAGTCCGCGTATATAACAATTCTCGTATAAAAAGCCTTGGCATTATTATTATTCATATAGGCGCTGCCGTTTCAATTTTGCCCCGATAACGCCGCGCCGAATCCAACATCCAGCGGCGATCCTGAAAATGGGGGCTGCAAGATGAGGAAAGTTTCACGGACCGGGCGGGTGTTGTTGCTGGCGGGGACGATGTCGGCGCTGGCGATGACCGAAGCGGCGTTCGCGCAGGACGCCGCGGCACCGCAAGGCGGCCTCGACGAAATCGTCGTCACCGCACGCAAGCGCGAGGAGAATCTCCAGTCGGCGCCGCTGTCGGTGTCGGCAATCGGTGGCGAAGCGCTCGCCAAGGCGGGGATCGACGAATTTTCGGAGATCGCGGGCCGCGTTCCGGGTTTCACCTTCAACCCCGACAACGTCTCCGAACCCAATATCTTCCTGCGCGGGATTGGAACCGACATCGAAAGCGCCGCGTCCAACCCGGCGATCGGCTTTTTCCTCAACGACGTCTATCTGTCGCGCGCGCAGGGCACCGCGATTGAACTGTTCGATCTCGAACGGGTCGAGATCGTGCGCGGGCCGCAGGGCACGCTCTATGGCAAGAATGTCGTCGGCGGGGCGATCAACTTCATCACCCGCAAGCCGACCGACGAATTCCGCGCCGGCGCCGAGGCGGGGATGGGCAATTACGGCAGCTTCGAGGTCAAGGCGAATGTCGCGGGCGGGCTGGCCGAAGGTCTGTCGGGCAGTATCGCCGCGAGCGCGCGGCACCATGACGGCTATGCCCGCAACACCTTCACCGGCAACGATGTCGAGGATCTCGACGCCTATGGCGTGATGGCGCAGCTTCGCTATCAGCAGGGCGACCGGCTCGACATCCTGCTGACCGGCGATCTGACGCGGCGGCGCGGCGGCGGCAAATGGGTCGATATCCAGATCCCGTCGGAGCATAATATCCCCTTCGTGAACCCCGAGCGGCGCCGCGGCCCGAACAATATCGACGGCAAGCAGGACGCCGACCTCGGCGGCGTCCACCTCAGCGTCAATTACGACACCGGCTCGGGCACGCTGACCTCGGTGACGGCGTATCGCGAGGGCAAGTTCGCGTCGGTGAACAACGATGCGGGCAGCTTCATCGACTTCACCAAGATAATCTATGGTCCCGACGGGCGGATCGATTTCGGCGCGATCGACCATTCGCTGTTCAACGACGATTATTACATCAACGACAAGGACGAGACCGCGAAGAGCTTTTCGCAGGACCTGCGCTTCCGTTCGGATTTCGACGGCCCGTTCAACCTGCTCGCCGGTCTCTATTATCAGCATGAAAGCGTCGATCGCACCGAGATCGCCGACTATATCTTCGTCGAATTCTACGCGCAGGGCAAAGAGATCGCCGAGACGCGGCTGAAGAGCGACACCTGGGCGGCGTTCGTCGAGGGTACGTTCGACATCACCGACACGCTCGGGGTGACCGCAGGCATCCGCTACACCAAGGACAAGAAGCGCTTCGCCGTCTATCGCGAGACGATCGGCGACTTCCTCGGCGCCGAGTTCGAAGACGAGAATGGCGATTTCACCCGTGCCTTTTCGGCTTCGAGCAAGCAGAGTTGGGATGCGTGGACGCCGAGTGTCAACCTGCACTGGCAGCCGGCGGAGGACGTCTATCTCTACGGCCTCGTGTCGAAGGGTTATAAATCGGGCGGCTGGAACGGCGAGAATGCGACCAACCCCGGCGAGGCGCGCCTTGCCTATAATCCCGAATATGCCTGGAATTACGAGGTCGGGGCCAAGACGACGTGGCTCGACAACCGGCTGCGCTTCAACCTCACCGGCTTCTGGACCGAATATAAGGATCTCCAGACGCAGCAGTTCGTCATCTTCGATCCCAATCTGCCCGCCGACAATGTGATCTCGAACGCCGGCAAGGCACGCGTGAAGGGGATCGAGCTTGAAACCGCGGTCGCCCCGGTCGATGGCGTGACGCTGTTCGCCAATTACACCTATATGGACGCCAAGATCACCGGCGACCTGATCAGCACCGAGCTGCAATACGACCCCGATTGCTTTTGTTCGGTGCCGGTGCCGACGAACCTCAAGGGCAATGTCCTGCGCCGCTCGCCCAAAAATTCGTTCAGCATCGGCGGCGACGTGACGGTGCCGGTGAGCAGCCGGATCAACGCCTTCGTCCGCGCCGACTATAACTGGACCGACGATTTCTTCTTCGACAACGAAAACAGCGCCCGGACGCGCCAGCGGTCGGTCGGCGTGCTCAACGGGTCGATCGGC
The Sphingopyxis macrogoltabida genome window above contains:
- a CDS encoding MFS transporter translates to MKLSAPAYLASYFLSILGNSIAAVALPLIVLDKTGSVLGTGSVAAATALPAIFAGLFMGVVIDRFNRRDCSVVTDLISAFSVAALPIVDHISGLTLSWFILLGIVGSLGDLPGLAARTALLPAVLRHSGASAERMAGFAQVLVSLALLAGPALAGTLMALLPGTTVLWITAATSLLAALATLFIPREVGGVPVEATEQPDDAGWQGLREGWLVLLRSPFLKAMMAIGTLSVMALGALQGLILPVYFSAIDQPSSLGLVLSAIGLGTLAGGAIYGTLGGRGPRRRWLVTGLTGATIGFAVIATLASVPVILAGAVVLGLSSALYSGLFGVLSIERVPEHVRGRIAAIQNALITAAVPLGIMGAAVLIELSGLPVAVIATAGIWAAAAATGLFVPALRDLGRAATEAERSPAAGVADEPAVATGMTADA
- a CDS encoding MerR family transcriptional regulator gives rise to the protein MRSKDMADLAGVTPRTLRHYRQIGLLREPPRDRNGYRRYGVADLVRLLRIKGLAAAGIALSDIPSFLKGRGAGAGDVLDTLDRQLADQIARLEEQRRLVARLKSDADLPGAGLSQPFNALTEGRSEAAIEAWREQLTLFAQLLSQEDLARLYAIYERMAESPAFAQLGKRFDALGPQSGDDEIAALAKEYAHHFEAVIPEFRDVFRVHRKATLFELINAHALTSVNDSQRKMLAAVASRIA
- a CDS encoding M13 family metallopeptidase, with protein sequence MRSLSVAILLCGAMLTGGVHAQEDQSRASAPAPAEIGSFGFDEAGMDRTVKPGDDFFAYANGTWIANTQIPDDKPAYGSYYRQEDQTNEQLRAILEAAKADPASKLGRAYAAYLDTDRVEALGLAPIRPWLDRIKGLSDRKGYSALLAEADEMRVGGPVAYWVWQDDREPGQARLMIDQAGLGLGDRDSYLSDEPAYATMRTAYVAHLARLLALAGESDADARAQAVMALETEIAKVHWPRGDAADMVKTYHKYPVAGLAEFSTPTLDLAAILQRHGPHLTHVQVREPSAIKGIAAIVDKAPLDVLKDQLILRSLGGLAEVLPAAIDDEVFAFYGTTLAGTPRQAPRWRRAVAFVSDALRDDLGAAYVARHFPPGYKAEMTSMVDNLKGVMHDRIDKLAWMQPQTKRRAQEKLKNLTVRVGYPDQWRDYTTLDIGAGDAFGNRVRANRFDFRYMMQRASEPTRWWEWSYLSAQKVDANANYNLLQLTFPAAFLQPPTFDPGADAAINYGAVGAVAAHEITHNFDNSGAKYNEKGVQAEWWTPEDVEAFEAAGDALVAQYDAYEVLPGLHANGRISLGENISDLAGLTFAYEAYKRSLGGRPAPVINGLTGDQRFFLGWAQFFRIKARDEYLRQTMLTWQHSPDRLRVLTVRNIDAWYEAFDVKPGDKLYLPPEKRVRIW
- a CDS encoding TonB-dependent receptor, which codes for MRKVSRTGRVLLLAGTMSALAMTEAAFAQDAAAPQGGLDEIVVTARKREENLQSAPLSVSAIGGEALAKAGIDEFSEIAGRVPGFTFNPDNVSEPNIFLRGIGTDIESAASNPAIGFFLNDVYLSRAQGTAIELFDLERVEIVRGPQGTLYGKNVVGGAINFITRKPTDEFRAGAEAGMGNYGSFEVKANVAGGLAEGLSGSIAASARHHDGYARNTFTGNDVEDLDAYGVMAQLRYQQGDRLDILLTGDLTRRRGGGKWVDIQIPSEHNIPFVNPERRRGPNNIDGKQDADLGGVHLSVNYDTGSGTLTSVTAYREGKFASVNNDAGSFIDFTKIIYGPDGRIDFGAIDHSLFNDDYYINDKDETAKSFSQDLRFRSDFDGPFNLLAGLYYQHESVDRTEIADYIFVEFYAQGKEIAETRLKSDTWAAFVEGTFDITDTLGVTAGIRYTKDKKRFAVYRETIGDFLGAEFEDENGDFTRAFSASSKQSWDAWTPSVNLHWQPAEDVYLYGLVSKGYKSGGWNGENATNPGEARLAYNPEYAWNYEVGAKTTWLDNRLRFNLTGFWTEYKDLQTQQFVIFDPNLPADNVISNAGKARVKGIELETAVAPVDGVTLFANYTYMDAKITGDLISTELQYDPDCFCSVPVPTNLKGNVLRRSPKNSFSIGGDVTVPVSSRINAFVRADYNWTDDFFFDNENSARTRQRSVGVLNGSIGIATDDDKWELRLWAKNLTNELYESGKSDVIGSVLVSYNPPRTYGATLRWKY